Proteins from one Ktedonobacteraceae bacterium genomic window:
- a CDS encoding IS110 family transposase, which translates to MQVLYPRCAGLDVHKKTVVACLMLTSDTAQVYKELRTFATTTAGLLALSDWLSSQHVTHVAMESSGVYWRPVFNLLEGLFIVILVNAQHMKAVPGRKTDAKDSEWIAELLRHGLLKASFIPPQPIRDLRDLLRYRKTLVYERSQEVNRLHKLLETANIKLASVASDILGKSGRRMLDCLLEGLSDPEALADLARGSLRGKIAQLREALDGRVDAHHRILLQQLLAHIDFLEQSMQTLLAAIESRLLPYEQAMQLLLSIPGIQRITAATIVGEIGVDMTRFPSAKHLASWAGVCPGNKQSGGKRLSGKATKGNPRLRAALAEVVWVISHMKDNYLSAQYHRLARRIGKSRAIVAVSHSLLVIIYHVLREQKPYRDLGSPYFETLDQQQQRSRAIQRLEALGYSVTLQARQQEVPA; encoded by the coding sequence ATGCAGGTACTCTATCCACGCTGTGCCGGGCTGGATGTCCACAAGAAGACGGTGGTGGCCTGCCTCATGCTGACCTCGGACACCGCTCAGGTTTACAAAGAACTGCGCACCTTTGCCACCACCACTGCCGGGTTGCTGGCCTTAAGCGACTGGCTCAGCAGCCAACACGTCACGCATGTCGCTATGGAGTCGAGCGGTGTCTATTGGCGGCCCGTCTTTAACCTGCTGGAAGGCCTCTTCATCGTGATCCTGGTCAACGCTCAGCACATGAAAGCCGTTCCAGGTCGCAAGACCGATGCCAAAGATAGTGAATGGATCGCCGAGTTGCTGCGCCACGGCCTGCTCAAAGCCAGCTTTATTCCTCCCCAGCCCATTCGCGATCTGCGCGACCTGTTGCGCTATCGCAAGACCCTGGTCTATGAGCGCTCGCAAGAAGTCAACCGGCTCCACAAGCTCTTAGAGACCGCCAACATTAAGCTGGCTTCGGTCGCTTCCGATATCCTGGGCAAAAGTGGTCGCCGCATGCTCGACTGCCTGCTGGAGGGCCTCAGTGATCCCGAAGCGCTTGCCGACCTGGCGCGTGGCTCCCTGCGCGGCAAGATCGCTCAATTGCGCGAGGCGCTGGATGGACGGGTCGATGCCCATCATCGCATCCTGCTGCAGCAACTGCTGGCCCATATCGACTTCCTCGAACAGAGCATGCAAACCCTGCTGGCGGCCATTGAGAGTCGCTTGCTGCCTTATGAGCAGGCCATGCAGTTGCTGCTGAGTATCCCCGGCATCCAGCGCATCACGGCGGCCACCATCGTGGGCGAAATTGGCGTCGATATGACTCGCTTCCCCTCGGCCAAGCATCTGGCCTCCTGGGCCGGCGTGTGTCCGGGCAATAAGCAGAGTGGCGGCAAACGGCTCAGCGGCAAAGCTACGAAGGGCAATCCACGCCTGCGGGCGGCCTTAGCGGAAGTCGTCTGGGTCATCTCGCATATGAAGGACAATTATCTCTCGGCGCAGTATCATCGACTGGCCCGTCGCATCGGCAAATCGCGGGCGATTGTGGCGGTCTCCCATAGCCTGCTGGTGATCATCTATCATGTGCTGCGTGAGCAGAAGCCCTATCGCGATCTCGGTTCCCCCTACTTTGAGACGCTCGATCAGCAACAACAGCGCAGCCGGGCCATTCAACGGCTCGAAGCCCTCGGCTACTCCGTCACCTTACAGGCTCGACAACAGGAGGTGCCTGCCTAA
- a CDS encoding ester cyclase, which produces MLNAPHANKVNIQKIVEMFNTGDLSEVGSLFSPDYVDHQRPPWLDVSGSEEFKQIVLSARKSLPNLRVTIEDVIVESDRVVVRLRWRSTHPEGKKIERETIDILRFAQGKAVEHWGAEAWTKETAGNDQTS; this is translated from the coding sequence ATGCTAAATGCTCCACATGCAAATAAGGTGAACATACAAAAGATCGTCGAAATGTTTAATACGGGCGATCTTTCTGAGGTCGGCTCCCTCTTCTCTCCTGACTATGTGGACCATCAGAGGCCACCCTGGCTCGATGTCAGTGGGTCCGAGGAATTCAAACAGATTGTTCTGAGTGCCAGAAAGTCCTTACCCAACCTCCGTGTCACGATTGAAGATGTCATTGTAGAAAGTGATCGAGTGGTTGTACGCCTCCGGTGGCGGAGCACTCATCCAGAGGGCAAAAAGATTGAGCGAGAAACGATAGATATCCTGCGGTTTGCTCAGGGGAAAGCGGTTGAGCATTGGGGAGCAGAAGCATGGACCAAGGAAACGGCTGGAAACGATCAGACTTCATGA
- a CDS encoding VOC family protein has translation MALKRMDNVGIVVESLDAAISFFAELGFELEGRAMVEGEWAGRVTGLGDQRVEVAMMRTPDGHSRLELSRFITPPVIADHRNAPVNALGYLRVMFAVDDIDDTLVRLRKHGAELVSSEVVQYQDVYRLCYIRGPEGLLIGLAQELG, from the coding sequence ATGGCGCTTAAACGAATGGACAACGTCGGTATCGTGGTGGAATCCCTCGATGCCGCTATCTCTTTTTTCGCTGAGCTCGGCTTCGAGCTCGAAGGGCGAGCCATGGTAGAAGGCGAGTGGGCAGGGCGCGTCACCGGACTGGGCGACCAGCGCGTGGAGGTCGCTATGATGCGCACGCCAGACGGCCACAGCCGGCTCGAGCTCTCGCGATTTATCACGCCTCCCGTGATCGCCGATCACCGGAACGCTCCGGTGAACGCTCTGGGCTACCTGCGCGTCATGTTTGCCGTCGACGACATCGACGATACGCTCGTCCGGCTCCGCAAGCACGGCGCAGAGCTGGTCAGCAGCGAAGTAGTCCAGTACCAGGACGTGTACCGGCTCTGCTACATCCGCGGACCGGAAGGACTGCTCATCGGACTGGCCCAGGAACTCGGCTGA
- a CDS encoding PHP domain-containing protein produces the protein MKPFTFPFVLAADAAIDLQLHTIYSDGTWTPAQLIDYLISEQFALAAITDHDRPDTAAELLQLAAEKQFPLLTAVEISASWRGEPNDVLCYGFDPHQNALQELAQDIAHRQRENTREVCENLRKTGISFPDPRELDAILAQPSAQQPHSLVALLKKLGYGTGETSAGQLITDAGFLWVTKDLAEVCDAVHRSGAVCLIAHPGRGDGYTSFDARLLDELRQEVPIDGFEVYYPAHTPEQVIMYREYAQAHQLLTSSGSDSHGPEKKPIKYRAGLSQKLLERLGIRIR, from the coding sequence ATGAAACCATTCACTTTCCCTTTTGTCCTGGCGGCTGATGCTGCGATTGACCTCCAACTCCATACCATTTACAGCGATGGCACCTGGACGCCCGCGCAACTCATCGACTACCTGATAAGTGAACAGTTTGCTCTGGCTGCGATTACCGATCATGATCGTCCCGATACCGCCGCGGAACTGCTACAGCTTGCGGCGGAGAAGCAGTTTCCCCTCTTGACTGCTGTGGAAATAAGCGCCTCGTGGAGAGGCGAGCCGAACGATGTTCTCTGCTACGGTTTCGATCCGCACCAGAACGCGTTGCAGGAGTTGGCGCAGGATATCGCGCACCGCCAGCGCGAGAACACTCGGGAGGTCTGTGAAAACCTTCGCAAAACTGGTATCTCCTTCCCAGACCCGCGCGAACTGGATGCGATCCTGGCCCAACCGAGCGCGCAACAGCCACACTCGCTGGTGGCCCTCTTAAAAAAGCTGGGCTACGGCACAGGCGAAACCTCGGCTGGCCAGCTCATCACGGACGCCGGTTTCTTGTGGGTCACCAAAGATCTGGCCGAGGTCTGCGACGCAGTTCACCGGAGCGGCGCGGTTTGTCTCATCGCCCATCCTGGCCGGGGCGATGGCTATACCAGCTTCGATGCTCGCCTGCTTGACGAGCTCCGGCAGGAGGTTCCCATTGATGGTTTCGAGGTCTATTATCCTGCCCACACACCGGAGCAGGTGATTATGTATCGGGAATATGCTCAGGCCCATCAGTTACTGACGAGTTCCGGTTCAGACTCCCATGGTCCAGAGAAGAAACCCATCAAATATCGAGCCGGGTTGAGCCAGAAGCTGCTGGAACGCCTGGGGATTCGGATCAGGTAG
- a CDS encoding dihydrolipoamide acetyltransferase family protein: MNNAQTSSISSTISEFKLPDLGEGMHEAEIVEWLIQPGDMLKQDQTMVKVETDKAIVEIPSPVAGRVSEIRVPNGQVAKVGEVLITFETPSPAKTTGPTATESNGATATAPASVSGEPAAAQQTPASRQRVLAAPAVRKLAFELGIDLAQVPASAPNGRVTIEDVRAFAERGRIASTHPASSAPPTELQPAQLPSQAGQPVQPSAQEKFQPATVEERQPLTGLRKRIAEHMERAWRSIPHASAFDEVDGGALKALRQSLTPTAEKRGVRLTYLPLLIKLLIPVLKEFPIFNASFDEERREIIYKRAYHIGIATASPEGLLVPVMRNADRLTLLEVARTLEHLVEGARARTLSLSELSGGTFTLNNVGSFGGSSGTPIINSPEAAILAVGKLQDKAMVQDGAVVVRPMLPLTLSFDHRLIDGAMAGAFLARFKELVENPQQLMLDMV, encoded by the coding sequence ATGAACAACGCACAAACATCAAGTATTTCCAGCACGATTTCCGAATTCAAACTGCCGGATCTCGGCGAGGGTATGCATGAGGCCGAAATCGTTGAATGGCTCATCCAGCCGGGTGATATGCTGAAGCAGGATCAGACGATGGTGAAAGTAGAGACCGATAAGGCGATTGTCGAAATCCCCTCACCGGTGGCAGGGCGTGTTTCTGAGATTCGCGTCCCGAATGGCCAGGTTGCGAAAGTGGGCGAGGTGTTAATTACTTTTGAAACGCCTTCTCCGGCAAAGACTACCGGTCCGACCGCTACTGAAAGCAATGGGGCCACGGCTACGGCTCCAGCTTCTGTTTCTGGAGAACCGGCAGCGGCACAACAAACGCCTGCATCCAGGCAGCGTGTCCTGGCCGCGCCCGCCGTGCGCAAACTGGCGTTTGAACTCGGCATCGACCTCGCTCAGGTGCCGGCCTCCGCGCCCAATGGACGTGTCACCATCGAGGATGTGCGTGCTTTTGCTGAACGCGGTAGAATCGCATCTACACATCCCGCTTCCTCTGCACCACCGACAGAACTGCAGCCGGCACAGTTACCTTCTCAAGCGGGGCAGCCGGTACAACCATCCGCGCAGGAGAAGTTCCAGCCAGCTACTGTCGAGGAGCGCCAGCCGTTGACGGGCCTGCGCAAACGCATCGCCGAACATATGGAACGCGCGTGGCGTAGCATTCCGCACGCCTCAGCATTCGACGAGGTGGATGGCGGGGCGCTCAAAGCCCTGCGCCAATCACTGACGCCCACGGCAGAAAAGCGCGGCGTTCGCCTGACTTATCTACCCCTGCTCATCAAGCTCTTGATCCCTGTACTCAAAGAGTTTCCGATCTTCAATGCGAGCTTTGATGAGGAGCGACGCGAGATCATCTATAAACGCGCGTACCACATCGGTATCGCCACTGCTTCCCCCGAAGGATTGCTTGTGCCCGTGATGCGCAATGCGGATCGCCTCACGCTGCTGGAGGTTGCTCGCACGCTCGAACACCTGGTAGAGGGGGCGCGCGCGCGCACGCTCTCGCTGTCGGAGCTTAGCGGCGGCACATTTACACTGAACAACGTGGGTAGTTTCGGCGGCAGCAGCGGTACACCGATCATCAATTCACCCGAAGCGGCTATCCTGGCGGTAGGCAAATTGCAGGATAAGGCGATGGTGCAGGACGGCGCTGTGGTAGTACGCCCAATGCTGCCCCTGACGCTCTCGTTTGACCACCGCCTGATCGATGGGGCGATGGCAGGAGCATTCCTGGCGCGTTTCAAAGAGCTGGTAGAAAATCCGCAGCAGTTGATGCTAGATATGGTCTAA
- a CDS encoding FAD-dependent oxidoreductase codes for MVVGDVTTAVNVLVLGAGPGGYVAAIRAAQLGHHVTLIDQGPAGGTCLLRGCIPLKALLSSSERYEQARSDDLAAMGIHAETVSFDWTSMQAWKQGIVDRLAEGVRRLVSGNHIDYVQGIGWFINNREVRVEGEYGSHRFKFEHCVLAVGADPARIGDYSFDGKQILTPEQALALPELPASLSILGHDYIALELATLFARLGVSVKLYSPGEQILANADPAALRLVQAGLRKLGVQATTKATIEAIDDRPIVISQGVSPHTAGLHLDAAGIETTVNGGISVNSMQQSNIPSIYAVGDCTGGQALATIAIKQGKVAAEVLSGQRVQFAPLVTPLVVHTTPEFATAGFSASEATGTGYTIVSGRFPLAANGRALTLGTDNGAAFVVANADDGALLGVTLVGPRAGDLIGQAALAIEMGATLTDLSEILYAHPGLSEALEESAENALGKAIHILSKS; via the coding sequence ATGGTTGTTGGAGATGTTACCACAGCAGTCAATGTCCTGGTTCTCGGCGCGGGTCCGGGTGGCTACGTCGCGGCAATACGCGCTGCCCAGCTGGGACACCACGTCACATTGATCGACCAGGGTCCGGCTGGGGGTACCTGTTTGCTGCGTGGCTGCATCCCACTCAAGGCGCTGCTCTCGTCCAGCGAGCGGTACGAGCAGGCCCGCTCGGACGACCTCGCCGCTATGGGCATTCATGCCGAAACCGTCTCTTTCGACTGGACCAGCATGCAGGCATGGAAACAGGGCATCGTCGATCGCCTGGCTGAGGGTGTGCGTCGTTTAGTCTCCGGCAACCATATCGACTATGTACAGGGCATTGGCTGGTTCATCAACAACCGGGAAGTACGCGTCGAGGGAGAATATGGCTCCCATCGCTTCAAATTCGAGCATTGTGTTCTCGCGGTCGGAGCCGATCCGGCCCGGATTGGCGATTACTCTTTTGACGGGAAGCAGATTTTGACACCTGAACAGGCGCTGGCATTGCCAGAATTGCCCGCGTCGCTCAGCATTCTCGGCCATGATTACATCGCCCTGGAACTCGCTACCCTCTTCGCAAGACTGGGAGTCAGTGTTAAACTCTACTCGCCTGGCGAGCAAATACTCGCGAACGCTGATCCGGCGGCCTTACGACTCGTTCAAGCAGGATTGCGCAAACTGGGAGTACAGGCAACGACAAAGGCAACTATCGAGGCCATCGATGATCGCCCGATTGTGATTTCGCAGGGCGTTTCCCCGCATACCGCGGGCCTGCACCTGGATGCTGCCGGAATTGAAACGACGGTCAATGGCGGCATCTCTGTCAACTCCATGCAGCAAAGTAATATTCCTTCTATTTACGCCGTTGGAGACTGTACGGGGGGGCAGGCGCTAGCAACGATTGCCATCAAACAGGGAAAAGTGGCCGCTGAAGTGCTCTCCGGCCAGCGCGTGCAATTTGCCCCGCTTGTGACGCCGCTTGTTGTTCACACGACACCCGAATTTGCTACTGCCGGTTTTTCGGCGAGTGAAGCAACCGGCACCGGTTATACTATCGTCAGCGGTCGTTTTCCACTGGCCGCCAATGGCCGCGCTCTGACGCTTGGCACTGATAATGGGGCCGCGTTCGTCGTGGCAAACGCGGACGATGGCGCCTTACTGGGCGTGACCCTGGTTGGGCCGCGCGCTGGTGACCTGATCGGACAGGCGGCGCTTGCCATCGAGATGGGCGCGACGCTGACCGACCTCAGCGAAATTCTCTATGCTCATCCCGGCTTGAGCGAGGCATTGGAAGAGAGCGCCGAGAATGCCCTGGGAAAAGCGATACATATTCTATCAAAGTCGTAA
- a CDS encoding metalloregulator ArsR/SmtB family transcription factor, with protein MPQEDFEALLQFFKVLADETRLKLLGILATREHSVEELAALLQLKAPTVSHHLARLKELNLVGMRTEGNIHIYRLNAEALRDTSKGLLSSEKMASLVDNVEGDAFERKVLKDFFEGTRLKEIPASRKKRSVILKWLAQQFEPGVRYSEAQVNEILQRYHPDSATLRREMIGEHLLQREQGSYWRL; from the coding sequence ATGCCGCAAGAAGACTTTGAAGCGCTGCTGCAATTTTTCAAAGTGCTGGCCGATGAAACACGACTCAAATTGTTGGGCATTCTGGCGACACGCGAGCACAGCGTAGAAGAACTGGCCGCCCTGCTGCAATTGAAAGCGCCGACCGTGTCACATCACCTGGCCCGGTTGAAAGAACTGAATCTGGTAGGCATGCGTACCGAGGGCAACATTCATATCTACCGGCTCAATGCCGAAGCGTTGCGCGATACGAGCAAGGGGTTGCTCTCCTCAGAGAAAATGGCCTCGCTGGTCGATAATGTCGAGGGTGATGCCTTTGAGCGCAAGGTACTTAAAGACTTCTTTGAAGGAACACGCCTGAAGGAGATACCGGCCAGTCGCAAGAAACGCTCGGTGATTCTGAAATGGCTGGCTCAACAGTTTGAGCCGGGAGTGCGCTACTCCGAAGCGCAGGTGAACGAAATACTCCAGCGCTATCACCCTGACTCGGCCACGCTGCGACGCGAGATGATCGGAGAACACCTGCTACAGCGTGAGCAGGGTTCCTACTGGCGTCTCTAA
- a CDS encoding sulfurtransferase, producing MAEDKGYAHPEALVDADWVEAHLHDPNVRLIEVDVDTAAYDQGHIPGAVGFNWKKELQDQVVRAPLSKEHLEELLGRAGVSNDTTIVLYGDNNNWFAAWAFWILKYYGHNDVRLLDGGRVKWLADKREITTEVPSYPPTTYHASEPRTDIRALRDQVLAEIGKSNVALVDVRSPGEYSGELLAPANLPQEGAQRGGHIPGAANIPWGTAVREDGTFKSADELRQIYGSKGVTPDKEVIAYCRIGERSSHTWFALHYLLGYPHVKNYDGSWTEWGSLIGVPIEK from the coding sequence ATGGCTGAAGACAAGGGGTACGCCCATCCAGAGGCCCTGGTAGATGCCGACTGGGTAGAGGCGCATTTACACGATCCAAATGTTCGTTTGATTGAGGTTGATGTTGATACGGCAGCCTATGATCAGGGACACATTCCAGGAGCCGTGGGGTTCAACTGGAAGAAAGAATTGCAAGATCAGGTGGTGCGCGCTCCGCTGAGCAAGGAACACCTGGAAGAGCTTCTGGGACGCGCCGGGGTCAGCAATGATACCACCATCGTCCTGTATGGCGACAACAATAACTGGTTCGCGGCCTGGGCGTTCTGGATTCTGAAGTATTACGGCCACAACGATGTGCGCCTGCTAGACGGTGGCCGCGTTAAATGGCTGGCCGACAAACGCGAAATCACGACCGAGGTTCCAAGCTATCCACCCACAACCTATCATGCATCGGAACCCAGGACTGATATTCGTGCCTTGCGCGACCAGGTTCTCGCTGAGATTGGCAAGAGTAATGTTGCGCTGGTTGATGTACGTTCCCCCGGCGAGTATAGCGGCGAGTTGCTGGCGCCGGCCAACCTGCCGCAGGAGGGCGCGCAGCGCGGTGGTCACATTCCGGGCGCGGCCAATATTCCGTGGGGCACGGCAGTACGCGAGGATGGAACATTCAAATCGGCGGATGAGTTGCGCCAAATTTACGGGAGTAAAGGCGTGACCCCCGATAAAGAAGTCATTGCCTATTGCCGCATTGGTGAGCGCAGCAGCCATACGTGGTTCGCGCTGCACTACCTGCTGGGCTATCCTCATGTGAAGAACTACGACGGTTCCTGGACCGAATGGGGCAGCCTCATCGGTGTTCCTATTGAAAAATAG
- a CDS encoding LysR family transcriptional regulator, with amino-acid sequence MNLYHLRVFMTVAEHEHITRASEELILSQPAVTKIIQSLEHEVGLELIERHGRRIVLTHAGHLLHRYARRMFALEREMEEALAALKDIESGEITLAANTTTGVYLLPPIVARFRARYPQVALHINILNSHEIVEQILNWNLDFGLVESDPATLPEGLKVDIFAYDELVMVVAPQHRWSRLPALKPEALRSEELVLREQGSGIREVIEHALLQHGVQVSPLLTIPDNEAIKQMVMSGVGAAILSRLTVQRELASGDLVHVPINGLELHPQLSLIRRIDKQLSRAAQAFCALLKPPDKEIPELQQATEIAKDDEAEQAYRTTGKS; translated from the coding sequence ATGAATCTCTACCATTTACGTGTCTTCATGACGGTAGCCGAGCACGAACATATCACAAGAGCGTCTGAAGAGCTGATTCTGAGCCAGCCGGCTGTCACGAAGATTATTCAGAGCCTGGAACACGAAGTCGGACTTGAACTGATTGAGCGGCATGGCAGGCGCATTGTCCTGACGCATGCCGGGCATTTGCTGCATAGATACGCCCGCCGTATGTTCGCGTTAGAGCGCGAGATGGAAGAGGCGCTTGCTGCCTTGAAGGATATAGAGAGCGGCGAGATTACGCTCGCAGCCAATACCACGACCGGAGTATACCTGTTGCCTCCCATCGTGGCGCGTTTTCGCGCTCGTTATCCCCAGGTGGCTCTGCACATCAATATCCTGAATTCGCACGAAATCGTCGAACAGATATTGAACTGGAACCTGGATTTTGGATTGGTCGAGAGCGATCCTGCGACCCTGCCGGAAGGCTTGAAGGTCGATATATTCGCCTACGATGAACTGGTGATGGTGGTAGCGCCGCAACACCGCTGGAGTCGATTGCCTGCCTTGAAACCGGAAGCATTACGTAGTGAAGAACTGGTGTTGCGCGAGCAGGGAAGCGGCATTCGCGAGGTAATCGAACATGCCTTGCTCCAGCATGGTGTGCAGGTTAGTCCGCTATTGACCATTCCCGATAATGAGGCTATTAAGCAGATGGTAATGAGTGGTGTAGGAGCAGCAATCCTGTCCAGGCTCACAGTGCAGCGAGAGCTGGCCTCCGGTGACCTTGTACACGTTCCGATCAACGGATTGGAACTGCATCCCCAGCTGAGCCTGATACGACGTATCGATAAGCAGCTTTCACGCGCGGCCCAGGCTTTCTGCGCTCTTCTGAAGCCCCCAGACAAGGAAATACCTGAACTCCAGCAGGCTACGGAGATAGCTAAGGATGATGAGGCTGAACAAGCATACAGAACGACCGGCAAATCTTGA
- a CDS encoding Chromate resistance protein ChrB, translated as MNTWLLFLYKVPHEPSSRRVFVWRKLKRLGAVLLHDSAWALPMSPAVLEQFQVLAVEIAEIGGESLLLEAQLVPGEKSQTLAQVLLTRAESLREQEPLEVQ; from the coding sequence TTGAACACCTGGTTGTTGTTCCTCTACAAGGTGCCGCACGAGCCAAGTTCTCGTCGTGTCTTCGTCTGGAGGAAGTTAAAACGCTTAGGAGCTGTATTGCTGCATGATTCCGCCTGGGCTTTGCCAATGTCGCCTGCTGTCCTGGAACAATTCCAGGTCTTAGCAGTGGAGATCGCCGAAATCGGTGGCGAATCTCTCCTGCTGGAGGCGCAACTGGTACCTGGCGAAAAGAGCCAGACGCTGGCTCAGGTATTGCTGACCCGGGCGGAATCGCTTCGCGAGCAGGAACCTTTAGAAGTGCAGTGA
- a CDS encoding ABC transporter substrate-binding protein: MKRYLQVIGLFIMLALALAGCGSQGTSSNGNSSSGPVTLNLAYYPNITHAVALVGVARGTFQQELGSNVKLSSKIFNAGPAEIEALFAGDIDIGYVGPSPAVNGFVQSHGQALRIIAGAASGGASLIVRPAANIHTAKDLSGKKIADPQLGGTQDVSLRYYLKENGLTPQDKGGTVQIVPTDNSTTLTLFKEGKIDAAWVPEPYATRLVVEDGGSRFIDERTLWPGGVFSTTEVIVRTAFLNAHPDIVNKFLQAHVDTIQYIQSNPTEAATYINNELIKIAGKGLKSAEITQALSYLTITYDPLSSSVSTQADRAYALGFLKSNPDLTGIYYLGPLNQVLTSKGLAAVSGS, from the coding sequence ATGAAGCGTTATTTGCAAGTTATCGGGCTTTTTATCATGCTTGCCCTGGCGCTTGCCGGCTGTGGCTCTCAGGGTACCAGTAGTAACGGCAACAGTAGTAGCGGGCCGGTAACGTTGAACCTGGCCTATTACCCCAACATCACCCACGCTGTCGCCTTAGTAGGCGTAGCGCGCGGCACATTCCAGCAAGAGCTGGGATCAAACGTCAAGTTGTCATCCAAGATTTTTAACGCCGGTCCTGCCGAGATCGAGGCGCTTTTCGCGGGTGATATCGATATCGGCTATGTCGGACCAAGCCCGGCGGTGAACGGCTTTGTGCAGAGCCATGGCCAGGCGCTGCGCATCATCGCGGGAGCCGCGAGCGGTGGAGCTTCGCTCATTGTACGGCCCGCCGCGAATATTCATACCGCGAAGGACCTGAGCGGTAAGAAGATCGCTGATCCTCAGCTCGGCGGCACGCAGGACGTATCGTTGCGCTACTACCTCAAGGAAAATGGATTGACTCCACAGGATAAGGGCGGAACTGTACAGATCGTCCCAACAGATAACTCTACAACCCTGACCCTCTTCAAAGAAGGCAAGATCGACGCTGCCTGGGTACCAGAGCCTTATGCTACACGACTCGTGGTAGAAGACGGTGGGTCACGCTTTATCGATGAGCGCACGCTATGGCCGGGTGGAGTATTCAGCACAACCGAAGTCATTGTGCGTACCGCATTCCTCAACGCGCATCCTGACATTGTCAACAAGTTCCTGCAAGCCCATGTTGACACTATCCAGTACATCCAGAGCAATCCAACAGAGGCGGCGACCTACATCAACAACGAACTGATCAAGATCGCGGGTAAGGGCCTGAAGAGCGCTGAAATCACTCAGGCTCTGAGCTATCTGACCATCACATATGACCCACTGAGCAGTTCGGTGTCGACACAGGCGGATAGGGCTTATGCGCTGGGATTCCTGAAGAGCAACCCTGATCTGACCGGCATCTATTACCTGGGGCCGCTCAACCAGGTGCTCACATCCAAGGGATTGGCGGCAGTCTCAGGATCATAG
- a CDS encoding ABC transporter ATP-binding protein: MFFQSTISASNAKNAEHAASNGQQTPGGIPLRIEGVTKFFAGRSGLVEALRPVDIDVAAGEFICLLGPSGCGKSTLLSIIAGLEPASSGSIWADGRKVSGPGTDRVLLFQEAALFPWLDVQRNVEFGLRQAGMSKKERTALARHFIELVHLKGFERSYVHQLSGGMRQRVAIARALAIDPAILLMDEPFGALDALTRDRLHTELESIWAATRKTVLFVTHNVREAVALGDRVLVFSPRPGRIVREFRVDLPRPRKLEDHSLVDMTREIMAVLSQELSTDEEDEHAESN, encoded by the coding sequence ATGTTTTTCCAATCAACGATCAGTGCAAGCAACGCGAAGAACGCTGAACATGCTGCCAGCAATGGCCAGCAAACGCCCGGGGGCATTCCGTTAAGGATCGAGGGCGTGACCAAGTTCTTCGCGGGACGCAGCGGCTTAGTCGAGGCGCTGCGTCCGGTAGATATTGACGTGGCAGCCGGCGAGTTCATCTGCTTGCTTGGACCCAGCGGCTGTGGCAAGTCAACATTGCTCAGCATTATCGCCGGCCTTGAGCCGGCAAGTAGTGGCAGTATCTGGGCCGATGGACGCAAAGTCAGCGGCCCGGGTACGGACCGCGTGCTGTTGTTCCAGGAGGCGGCGCTGTTCCCATGGCTGGACGTACAGCGAAATGTCGAGTTTGGCCTGCGCCAGGCCGGTATGAGTAAAAAAGAGCGCACCGCGTTAGCCAGGCATTTTATTGAACTGGTGCATTTGAAAGGCTTCGAGCGCAGCTACGTGCATCAACTTTCTGGCGGCATGCGCCAGCGCGTTGCCATCGCCAGGGCGCTGGCGATCGATCCTGCGATACTGCTTATGGACGAGCCCTTCGGAGCATTGGATGCCCTAACCCGCGACCGTTTGCATACCGAGCTAGAGTCGATCTGGGCAGCAACACGCAAGACGGTTTTGTTCGTCACCCATAATGTGCGTGAGGCGGTGGCGCTTGGCGACCGCGTGCTGGTCTTCTCACCACGCCCGGGACGTATTGTACGCGAGTTCCGTGTCGATTTACCACGCCCGCGCAAATTGGAGGATCATTCCTTAGTAGATATGACAAGGGAAATTATGGCCGTCCTGAGTCAAGAGCTAAGCACAGACGAGGAGGATGAGCATGCCGAAAGCAATTAG